The Gammaproteobacteria bacterium genome contains the following window.
CCCTACAACGTTACCGATTTACCCCTGACCGATGGGACAGACGATTTCAAGACGATTGCCGTCGGGGTCTTCAAAAAAGAACCGATTGATATTGCTTACCTGCGTGGTTTTTGTGAGCTTTACCCCTCTTGCTTCCAGTGCTTTCCGCGCTTTGCGTATGCTGTCAACACACAGTGCAAAATGACGCGGCGATTTGGGGTCGGCTTTCTCTTGAACAATGAGGTTGACCTGGCAGGGCCCCGCCTGATACCAAGCTCTATTGCTGTCAATCCCG
Protein-coding sequences here:
- a CDS encoding VOC family protein; amino-acid sequence: MLNIHYLHHVAITITDLERAKAFYGGVLGLTELPIRGIDSNRAWYQAGPCQVNLIVQEKADPKSPRHFALCVDSIRKARKALEARGVKLTKTTQVSNINRFFFEDPDGNRLEIVCPIGQG